From the genome of Zalophus californianus isolate mZalCal1 chromosome 6, mZalCal1.pri.v2, whole genome shotgun sequence, one region includes:
- the LOC118357091 gene encoding 60S ribosomal protein L30-like — translation MVAAKKTKKSLESINSRLQLVMKSGKYVLGYRQTLKMIRHGKAKLVILANNCPALRKSEIEYYAMLAKTGVHHYSGNNIELGTACGKYYRVCTLAIIDPGDSDIIRSMPEQTGEK, via the coding sequence ATGGTGGCcgcaaagaagacaaaaaagtcGCTGGAGTCGATCAACTCCAGGCTCCAGCTTGTTATGAAAAGTGGAAAGTACGTGCTGGGGTACAGGCAGACTCTGAAAATGATCAGACATGGCAAAGCGAAACTGGTCATCCTCGCCAACAACTGCCCAGCCTTGAGGAAATCTGAAATAGAATACTATGCCATGTTGGCCAAAACTGGTGTCCATCACTACAGTGGCAATAATATTGAATTGGGCACAGCATGTGGGAAATACTACAGAGTATGCACACTGGCTATCATtgatccaggtgattctgatatcaTTCGAAGCATGCCAGAACAGACTGGTGAAAAGTAA